From one Thalassobaculum sp. OXR-137 genomic stretch:
- a CDS encoding RluA family pseudouridine synthase, producing the protein MSDDPILSDPDDLAPDAELLVVDASGDALAAVPADRLDRWLAGAVERLEDAPLLSRSRLKSLIQQGNVSDGPTTITDPSAAVKPGAQYRITLPPPEAAEPEGQDIPLTVVFEDSELIVIDKPAGMTVHPAPGSPRDTLVNALIAHCGDSLSGIGGVRRPGIVHRIDKDTSGLLVVAKTDRAHSALAARFAAHDIDRAYRAVCFGHPVPPAGTIDAPVGRHPRDRKRMAVVDEAKGRYAVTHYRSLERPDGAALLECRLETGRTHQIRVHLSHIGHPLIGDPIYGRGHGARVSRIPSGAREAVRHFPRQALHAAVLGFEHPVTGEPLSFESPLPDDLITLLRALKHS; encoded by the coding sequence ATGAGCGATGATCCCATCCTGTCTGATCCCGACGACTTGGCGCCGGATGCCGAGTTACTGGTTGTCGATGCTTCCGGCGACGCCCTGGCGGCGGTACCGGCCGATCGGCTCGACCGCTGGCTGGCCGGGGCGGTCGAGCGTCTGGAAGACGCGCCGCTGCTGTCCAGATCCCGATTGAAGTCGTTGATTCAACAGGGAAATGTCAGCGACGGCCCGACGACGATAACCGACCCCTCGGCGGCGGTCAAACCGGGCGCGCAGTACCGCATCACCTTGCCGCCGCCGGAGGCGGCGGAGCCGGAGGGGCAGGATATCCCGCTGACGGTGGTGTTCGAGGATTCCGAGCTCATCGTGATCGACAAGCCGGCCGGGATGACGGTCCATCCGGCGCCCGGCTCGCCGCGCGACACGCTGGTGAACGCCCTGATCGCCCATTGCGGCGACAGCCTGTCCGGCATCGGCGGGGTGCGCCGGCCCGGTATCGTCCACCGCATCGACAAGGACACCTCCGGCCTGCTGGTCGTGGCCAAGACCGACCGGGCCCATTCGGCGCTGGCCGCGCGCTTCGCCGCCCATGACATCGACCGGGCCTATCGGGCGGTCTGCTTCGGCCACCCGGTTCCGCCGGCGGGAACCATCGACGCCCCGGTCGGCCGCCACCCCAGGGACCGCAAGCGCATGGCGGTGGTCGACGAGGCCAAGGGCCGCTATGCCGTCACCCATTACCGCTCGCTGGAGAGGCCGGACGGGGCGGCCCTGCTGGAATGCCGACTGGAGACGGGGCGGACCCACCAGATCCGGGTGCACCTGAGCCATATCGGCCATCCGCTCATCGGCGACCCGATCTACGGCCGCGGACACGGCGCCCGGGTGTCGCGCATCCCGTCCGGGGCCCGCGAGGCCGTGCGTCATTTTCCGCGCCAGGCGCTGCATGCGGCGGTGCTGGGGTTCGAGCACCCGGTAACCGGCGAGCCGCTCAGCTTCGAAAGCCCGCTGCCGGACGATCTCATCACGCTTCTGAGAGCGCTCAAGCATAGCTGA